A genomic region of Anopheles coustani chromosome 3, idAnoCousDA_361_x.2, whole genome shotgun sequence contains the following coding sequences:
- the LOC131271894 gene encoding damage-control phosphatase ARMT1-like: protein MSELTTKYNIIDEKPPFNAPLKAQYKLGFGYYTMRERLPVILTQVIDQLSKDKEQIAENFGGETTRDELKAAIGEISKLKYELQTDKDFRPIRTDVGDETVWNRFIDGLGQDNSYFSACWLYAETYMYRRLNNIFENTTTIRKLDYFQQQKHKALTNSYDAMVAVLRSIEAFNNEPRKEEEIGSFFQKLLKLNLWGNRCDLSISAGQDVKQDGDPFSLLESLDQCIVSDHTQDIWHCLSTASPNENEASQVVEIINDNSGYELFTDLCLADYIVRHRLAPKVCFNVKAIPWYISDVTPKDMHWTLDTLANHEAEPLLAQFGARLKQHFETGAFEMREVDNFWTSPYEFYRMRDIAPALYDTLSQAKLLIFKGDLNYRKLLGDFNFPYTTPFVEALRGFVPTNLCTLRTVKADLICGLPEGLAQELDKKDASWMVTGEYGVIQFAGK from the exons atgagtGAGTTAACTACCAAGTACAACATAATCGATGAAAAACCTCCGTTCAACGCGCCCCTCAAGGCCCAGTACAAACT AGGATTTGGTTACTACACCATGCGCGAACGATTACCCGTTATACTAACCCAGGTGATTGATCAGCTATCAAAGGACAAGGAACAGATAGCTGAAAATTTTGGTGGCGAAACGACCCGGGACGAGCTAAAGGCGGCAATCGGTGAAATATCCAAGCTGAAATACGAACTGCAGACGGATAAAGATTTCCGGCCAATACGCACCGACGTCGGCGACGAGACGGTATGGAACCGATTCATCGACGGGCTAGGGCAAGACAATTCCTATTTCTCTGCCTGTTGGTTGTACGCGGAAACGTATATGTATCGTCGTTTgaacaacatttttgaaaacac aacCACTATTCGAAAGCTGGACTATttccagcagcagaagcataaGGCGTTGACCAACTCGTACGATGCCATGGTGGCGGTGCTACGTTCGATTGAGGCGTTTAACAATGAGccgagaaaagaagaagaaatcggATCCTTCTTCCAAAAGCTTTTAAAA CTAAATCTTTGGGGCAATCGATGCGATCTCTCAATCAGCGCCGGGCAGGATGTGAAGCAAGATGGTGACCCGTTCAGCCTTCTTGAGTCTCTTGACCAGTGCATCGTAAGCGATCATACGCAAGACATTTGGCACTGTCTATCTACAGCTTCGCCGAATGAAAACGAAGCATCCCAGGTAGTGGAAATTATTAATGACAATTCCGGCTACGAACTGTTCACGGACCTCTGCCTTGCCGACTACATAGTGCGCCACAGGTTGGCGCCGAAGGTTTGTTTCAACGTGAAGGCCATTCCGTGGTACATATCCGATGTTACGCCAAAAGACATGCACTGGACGCTGGACACCCTGGCGAACCATGAGGCGGAGCCATTACTGGCCCAGTTCGGGGCACGACTTAAGCAACACTTCGAAACCGGTGCCTTTGAGATGCGTGAGGTGGACAATTTTTGGACCTCACCGTACGAATTCTATCGCATGCGCGACATCGCACCGGCGCTGTACGATACACTGTCCCAGGCAAAACTTCTCATATTCAAGGGTGAcctgaactatcgaaagctgCTAGGCGACTTCAATTTCCCTTATACGACTCCATTCGTCGAGGCATTGCGGGGATTTGTACCGACTAACTTGTGC